One Burkholderia cepacia genomic window carries:
- a CDS encoding ATP-binding protein, producing the protein MRDWLDRVSGKVTSGLPAVWPLMAVVALLAALGCTPAAETLLSPLDRLYWHLVATGMNHGTRDKVAVIVVDRKTIAELGGGVSYARASYAQVLDRLGGASSVVLDMTMISAAQGDAALAAAIARHGRVVLPAHVSPEAARADTVMPPAPPLLRAAAAIGQRSVVLGSDHLVQGIVPYVAVGGAGEEIPHVALQAIRVAGASLPSGDVRGYAQDHVSRLGHVAAGTLSLFLPTRFDLDRYSYVDVLKGRVPASAWRGRIVYVGDGTSDLSGVFDLSSSYEDRLRRVEVDALVTAALLDGRILQRPPAAMQVAVNVAVATGMLLICLFVPGWRMVAFALAWLAAFVGVELALLAYASYWTPVGPPLAVCVLVFAICGWRRAGSLRGFLMKEYGMLRGLIGQHALAGFERAPDAGGPMPAGDDVAVAMQRIREWQTAYVSMIETLPYPIFVEQNGKLMMCNERGRAMLESVDVDGDAAARQVLAIAYDEILAAKASGKIRSAELTLNARTQMMMVTPFGDGHGATASMVCLVDIHNIKAAVESDRLTLRHMAHDLRNPLSTVLSLLEQRGHADGAADPDFLADLHKLVDYSLRVAQDFTQLSRAEHLDTGAYVAVSVNDLATEAVDQVWHGANAKRIRVEGPHYDGDDVFVLGNRDMLMRALTNLLDNAIKYSDEGTAVDVWIDADDRQVAVSVQDQGIGIPAAAMPRLFEPFFQVDGTYRDASRGVGLGLPFVKAVSERHGGSIDVTSTPGQGSRFTVRLPRTAAQTLDEA; encoded by the coding sequence ATGCGTGACTGGCTCGATCGTGTTTCGGGGAAGGTGACGTCGGGGCTGCCGGCGGTCTGGCCGCTGATGGCCGTGGTCGCGCTGCTCGCGGCGCTCGGCTGCACGCCGGCCGCCGAGACGCTGTTGTCGCCGCTCGACCGCCTGTATTGGCATCTCGTCGCGACCGGCATGAATCATGGCACGCGCGACAAGGTCGCGGTGATCGTGGTCGACAGGAAGACGATCGCGGAACTGGGCGGCGGCGTCAGCTACGCGCGCGCGTCCTATGCGCAGGTGCTGGACCGCCTCGGCGGCGCGTCGAGCGTCGTGCTGGACATGACGATGATCAGCGCCGCGCAGGGCGACGCCGCGCTCGCGGCCGCGATCGCCCGGCATGGGCGCGTCGTGCTGCCCGCGCACGTGTCGCCCGAAGCGGCGCGCGCCGACACCGTGATGCCGCCCGCGCCGCCCTTGCTGCGCGCGGCGGCGGCCATCGGCCAGCGCAGCGTCGTGCTCGGCAGCGACCATCTGGTGCAGGGCATCGTGCCGTACGTCGCGGTCGGCGGCGCGGGCGAGGAGATTCCGCACGTCGCGCTGCAGGCGATCCGCGTCGCCGGCGCGTCGCTGCCGAGCGGCGACGTGCGCGGCTACGCGCAGGATCATGTGTCGAGGCTCGGCCATGTCGCAGCCGGCACGCTTTCGCTGTTCCTGCCGACGCGCTTCGACCTCGACCGCTATTCGTACGTCGACGTGCTGAAAGGGCGCGTTCCCGCATCCGCGTGGCGCGGCCGCATCGTCTACGTCGGCGACGGGACGTCGGATCTGTCGGGCGTCTTCGACCTGTCGTCGTCGTACGAGGACCGGCTGCGGCGCGTCGAGGTCGACGCGCTCGTGACCGCGGCGCTGCTCGACGGGCGCATCCTGCAGCGCCCGCCCGCGGCGATGCAGGTGGCCGTCAACGTCGCCGTCGCGACGGGCATGCTGCTGATCTGCCTGTTCGTGCCGGGGTGGCGCATGGTCGCGTTCGCGCTCGCGTGGCTGGCGGCGTTCGTCGGCGTCGAACTGGCGCTGCTCGCGTATGCGTCGTACTGGACGCCGGTCGGGCCGCCGCTCGCCGTATGCGTGCTCGTTTTCGCGATATGCGGCTGGCGGCGCGCGGGCAGTTTGCGCGGATTCCTGATGAAGGAATACGGAATGCTGCGCGGGCTCATCGGCCAGCACGCGCTCGCCGGCTTCGAGCGCGCGCCGGACGCGGGCGGCCCGATGCCGGCCGGGGATGACGTCGCGGTGGCGATGCAGCGCATCCGCGAATGGCAGACCGCCTATGTCTCGATGATCGAGACGCTGCCGTATCCGATCTTCGTCGAGCAGAACGGCAAGCTGATGATGTGCAACGAGCGCGGCAGGGCGATGCTGGAATCGGTCGATGTCGACGGCGACGCCGCCGCCCGGCAGGTGCTGGCCATCGCATACGACGAGATCCTCGCCGCGAAGGCGAGCGGGAAGATTCGCTCGGCGGAGCTGACGCTGAACGCGCGCACGCAGATGATGATGGTGACGCCGTTCGGCGACGGGCACGGCGCCACGGCGAGCATGGTGTGTCTCGTTGACATCCACAACATCAAGGCGGCGGTCGAAAGCGACCGGCTGACCCTGCGCCACATGGCGCACGACCTGCGCAATCCGCTGTCGACGGTGCTGTCGCTGCTCGAGCAGCGCGGCCACGCGGACGGCGCGGCCGATCCGGATTTCCTCGCGGACCTGCACAAGCTCGTCGACTACAGCCTGCGCGTCGCGCAGGATTTCACGCAGCTCTCGCGCGCCGAGCATCTCGACACCGGCGCATACGTGGCGGTGTCGGTGAACGACCTGGCGACGGAGGCGGTCGATCAGGTCTGGCACGGCGCGAACGCGAAGCGCATCCGGGTCGAGGGCCCGCATTACGACGGCGACGACGTGTTCGTGCTCGGCAATCGCGACATGCTGATGCGCGCGTTGACCAACCTGCTCGACAACGCGATCAAGTATTCGGACGAGGGCACCGCCGTCGACGTATGGATCGACGCCGACGACCGGCAGGTCGCGGTGAGCGTGCAGGACCAGGGCATCGGGATTCCCGCCGCGGCGATGCCGCGCCTGTTCGAGCCGTTCTTCCAGGTCGACGGAACGTATCGCGACGCGAGCCGCGGCGTCGGGCTCGGGCTGCCGTTCGTGAAGGCGGTGAGCGAGCGTCACGGCGGCTCGATCGACGTGACGTCGACGCCGGGGCAGGGCAGCCGCTTCACCGTGCGGCTGCCGAGAACCGCCGCGCAGACGCTCGACGAAGCGTGA
- a CDS encoding LysR substrate-binding domain-containing protein produces the protein MTRIRNPLNIAQLQAFVSAAHHKSLRAAARELGVTQPAITHTIRELETALNAELLARSVRGVELTACGHALLPRAEQLLGDIRRTVEAVEQVKGEMSGRVAVGTMPSIALTALPRAVTAFRRSMPDVSLHLEEVTVPDALAQLRNGTLDIAAMHHVPALDRDFTQLPLLSTEFTVVMREGHPLAHARRLEELLDAEWIVTVGAEQFPHSVMVGMFEAHGLPLPKRLLRSPMSFAVTLGLVARSDVIGCFTRPLAATVAPLGIRTAELDERMPRFDLSIIARRDLLPTPAVTQFVTCLQRAVNETLG, from the coding sequence ATGACCCGCATCCGCAATCCCCTGAACATCGCGCAGCTCCAGGCGTTCGTCTCCGCCGCACATCACAAGAGCCTGCGCGCCGCGGCGCGCGAACTCGGCGTCACGCAGCCCGCGATCACGCATACGATCCGCGAGCTCGAGACGGCGCTCAACGCGGAGCTGCTCGCGCGCAGCGTGCGCGGCGTCGAGCTGACCGCGTGCGGCCATGCGCTGCTGCCGCGCGCCGAGCAGCTGCTCGGCGACATCCGCCGCACGGTCGAGGCCGTCGAACAGGTGAAGGGCGAGATGTCGGGGCGCGTCGCGGTCGGCACGATGCCGTCGATCGCGCTGACGGCGCTGCCGCGCGCGGTGACGGCATTCCGCCGGTCGATGCCGGACGTGAGCCTGCATCTCGAGGAAGTGACGGTGCCCGACGCGCTCGCGCAGTTGCGCAACGGCACGCTCGACATCGCTGCGATGCACCACGTGCCCGCGCTCGATCGCGATTTCACGCAGTTGCCGCTGTTGTCGACCGAATTCACGGTCGTGATGCGCGAAGGCCACCCGCTCGCGCACGCGCGCCGGTTAGAGGAATTGCTCGACGCCGAGTGGATCGTCACCGTCGGCGCCGAGCAGTTTCCGCACAGCGTGATGGTCGGGATGTTCGAGGCGCACGGGCTGCCGCTGCCGAAGCGCCTGCTGCGCTCGCCGATGTCGTTCGCGGTGACGCTCGGGCTCGTCGCGCGCTCGGACGTGATCGGCTGCTTCACGCGCCCGCTCGCCGCGACGGTCGCGCCGCTCGGCATCCGCACGGCCGAACTCGACGAGCGCATGCCGCGCTTCGACCTGTCGATCATCGCGCGGCGCGACCTGCTGCCCACGCCCGCCGTCACGCAATTCGTCACGTGCCTGCAGCGTGCGGTCAACGAAACGCTCGGCTGA
- a CDS encoding ABC transporter substrate-binding protein, protein MKKILAAVTVALLAVSAGSAYAKDWTTVRFGVDASYPPFESKGADGKVVGFDVDLGNEICRRMNAKCVWIENDFDGMIPALKARKFDGVLSSMSMTPARQEQIAFSAKLFNTPTRLVTKKGSSLLPDVKSVKGHRIGVEQGTIQETYAKTYWAPAGATVVPYQNQDQVYADLISGRLDGALQDAVQAEIGFLKTPRGANFDFAGKDLDDPKTLGEGAGIGLRKEDTDLKAKIDGAIAGMRKDGTYAKIAKKYFDFDVYGK, encoded by the coding sequence GTGAAAAAGATTCTTGCGGCTGTGACCGTCGCCCTGCTCGCCGTTTCGGCCGGCAGCGCGTATGCGAAGGACTGGACGACCGTGCGGTTCGGCGTCGACGCAAGCTACCCGCCTTTCGAATCGAAAGGCGCTGACGGCAAGGTGGTCGGGTTCGACGTCGACCTCGGCAACGAAATCTGCCGCCGCATGAACGCGAAGTGCGTGTGGATCGAAAACGACTTCGACGGGATGATTCCGGCGCTGAAGGCCCGCAAGTTCGACGGCGTGCTGTCGTCGATGTCGATGACGCCGGCGCGTCAGGAACAGATCGCCTTCTCGGCGAAGCTGTTCAACACGCCGACGCGCCTCGTCACGAAGAAGGGTTCGTCGCTGCTGCCGGACGTGAAGTCGGTGAAGGGCCACCGCATCGGCGTCGAGCAGGGCACGATCCAGGAAACGTACGCGAAGACCTACTGGGCGCCGGCCGGCGCGACGGTCGTGCCTTACCAGAACCAGGACCAGGTCTACGCCGACCTGATCTCCGGCCGTCTGGACGGCGCGCTGCAGGACGCGGTGCAGGCTGAAATCGGCTTCCTGAAGACCCCGCGCGGCGCGAACTTCGACTTCGCCGGCAAGGATCTCGACGATCCGAAGACGCTCGGCGAAGGCGCCGGTATCGGCCTGCGCAAGGAAGACACCGACCTGAAGGCGAAGATCGACGGCGCGATCGCCGGCATGCGCAAGGACGGCACGTACGCGAAGATCGCGAAGAAGTACTTCGATTTCGACGTCTACGGCAAGTAA
- a CDS encoding succinylglutamate desuccinylase/aspartoacylase family protein translates to MQTQTHPLISPAVGTERQITSFHYGPRGGKKVYIQSSLHADELPGMLVATLLRRKIAALETAGKLRGEVVIVPVPNPIGLSQHVFGDHLGRFELGSMQNFNRNFYDLAALVLPRVEARLTKDGARNVAAVRAAMREALDEQKPRTELDSQRLALQKLSFDADIVLDLHCDSDAVMHLYTNPDLWADVEPLARYLDAKASLLALNSVGNPFDEIHSFCWSDLRSRFGDRFPIPNGAISVTVELRSERDVSYEFAEKDAQAIVEYLTERGVVEGTPAPLPPLAHPATPLAGTDPLVAPVSGVIVFRTPVGVMIEAGQAVADIVDPLTDRVVTLKSSVSGVLYARQIVRFATAGMEVARIAGATAIRTGSLLSA, encoded by the coding sequence ATGCAAACGCAGACCCATCCGCTGATTTCCCCCGCCGTCGGTACCGAACGCCAGATCACGAGCTTTCACTACGGCCCGCGCGGCGGCAAGAAGGTCTACATCCAGTCGTCGCTGCACGCGGACGAACTGCCCGGCATGCTGGTCGCCACGCTGCTGCGCCGCAAGATCGCCGCACTCGAAACGGCCGGCAAGCTGCGCGGCGAAGTCGTCATCGTGCCCGTGCCGAACCCCATCGGCCTGTCACAGCACGTGTTCGGCGATCACCTCGGCCGCTTCGAGCTCGGCTCGATGCAGAACTTCAACCGCAATTTCTACGATCTCGCGGCGCTCGTGCTGCCGCGCGTCGAAGCACGCCTGACGAAGGACGGGGCGCGCAACGTCGCGGCCGTGCGCGCCGCGATGCGCGAAGCGCTCGACGAACAGAAGCCGCGCACCGAACTCGACTCGCAGCGCCTCGCGCTGCAGAAGCTGTCGTTCGACGCCGATATCGTGCTCGACCTTCACTGCGACAGCGATGCGGTGATGCACCTCTACACGAATCCCGATCTGTGGGCGGATGTCGAGCCGCTGGCGCGCTATCTCGATGCAAAGGCGTCGCTGCTCGCGCTGAATTCGGTCGGCAACCCGTTCGACGAAATCCACAGCTTCTGCTGGTCGGATCTGCGCAGCCGTTTCGGCGACCGCTTCCCGATCCCGAACGGCGCGATTTCCGTCACGGTCGAACTGCGCAGCGAACGCGACGTGTCGTACGAGTTCGCCGAAAAGGACGCGCAGGCGATCGTCGAATACCTGACCGAACGCGGTGTCGTCGAAGGCACGCCGGCGCCGCTGCCGCCGCTCGCGCATCCGGCCACGCCGCTCGCGGGCACCGACCCGCTCGTCGCGCCCGTGTCGGGCGTGATCGTGTTCCGCACGCCGGTCGGCGTGATGATCGAGGCCGGCCAGGCCGTGGCCGACATCGTCGATCCGCTGACCGATCGCGTCGTCACGCTGAAGAGCAGCGTGTCGGGCGTGCTGTACGCGCGCCAGATCGTGCGCTTCGCGACGGCCGGCATGGAAGTCGCGCGCATCGCCGGCGCGACCGCGATCCGCACGGGTTCGCTGCTGTCGGCCTGA
- a CDS encoding MetQ/NlpA family ABC transporter substrate-binding protein, whose amino-acid sequence MRRSNWLTGLAALGAALMFAAPGAHADPQTLKIGTMSGPDAQIWTEVTKVAAREGLAIKVIEFNDYVQPNAALDAGDLDANGFQHQPFLDSQIKQRGYKIVNVGLTYTAPMGFYSKKIKSLKDLPAGAKVGIQNDPSNGNRALLLLQKYGVIKLKPGVGANGVNATPLDVAENPKKIKIVELDSAQLPRALPDLDAASINTDYAVKAGLTPVKDAIAIEDLRGPYANLIAVRAQDKDKPWVKKLVAAYESDDVRKFIDQKFGGAIVPAF is encoded by the coding sequence ATGCGACGCTCGAACTGGTTGACCGGCCTTGCCGCGCTCGGCGCGGCCCTGATGTTCGCGGCGCCCGGCGCGCACGCCGACCCGCAAACGCTGAAGATCGGCACGATGAGCGGCCCCGACGCGCAGATCTGGACCGAGGTGACGAAGGTCGCCGCGCGCGAGGGCCTCGCGATCAAGGTCATCGAATTCAACGACTACGTGCAGCCGAACGCGGCGCTCGATGCCGGCGACCTGGACGCGAACGGCTTCCAGCACCAGCCGTTCCTCGACAGCCAGATCAAGCAGCGCGGCTACAAGATCGTCAACGTCGGGCTCACGTACACGGCGCCGATGGGTTTCTATTCGAAGAAGATCAAGTCGCTGAAGGATTTGCCGGCGGGCGCGAAGGTCGGGATCCAGAACGATCCGTCGAACGGCAACCGCGCGTTGCTGCTGCTGCAGAAATACGGCGTGATCAAGCTGAAGCCGGGCGTCGGCGCCAACGGCGTGAACGCGACGCCGCTCGACGTTGCCGAGAACCCGAAGAAGATCAAGATCGTCGAACTCGACTCCGCGCAGTTGCCGCGCGCGCTGCCCGATCTCGACGCCGCGTCGATCAACACCGACTACGCGGTAAAGGCCGGGCTCACGCCGGTGAAGGACGCGATCGCGATCGAGGACCTGCGCGGGCCGTACGCGAACCTGATCGCCGTGCGTGCGCAGGACAAGGACAAGCCGTGGGTGAAGAAGCTCGTCGCGGCCTATGAATCGGACGACGTGCGCAAGTTCATCGACCAGAAGTTCGGCGGCGCGATCGTGCCGGCGTTCTGA
- a CDS encoding porin has translation MNKKLLTIAALAATAGTAHAQSSVTLYGVIDAGISFANHSKTATGNDRLFKYDDGVAQGSRWGLRGTEDLGGGLKAIFVLENGFNSGNGTIGQGGAIFGRQAYVGLSQSQYGTVTFGRQYSFSTDILGSNYSTGGNTVAGNYAYHVNDIDQLTSSRINNAVKFQSANYSGFTFGALYGFSNSTDFAGAPATTSGTTTTAGSSRAYSFGLNYANGPVSVGAAYTDIRFPSQSIAPNGSSNFNLSLANISTGNVRDLRTYGVGGRYVWGPATAWLLWTRTQFSTVSGAGGTFYNAYEAGAKYAFTPALSGGVGYTYTNATQNGGSAHWNQGDLALDYALSKRTDVYGLVVYQQASGNTGTTNVAAQIGSSTSYFNTSGTGSKNQIAARIGIRHKF, from the coding sequence TTGAACAAGAAACTGTTGACCATCGCCGCCCTGGCAGCAACGGCCGGCACGGCGCACGCACAAAGCAGCGTGACGCTGTACGGCGTCATCGATGCCGGTATCAGCTTCGCAAACCATTCGAAGACGGCAACCGGCAATGACCGCCTGTTCAAGTATGACGACGGCGTTGCCCAGGGCAGCCGTTGGGGCCTGCGCGGCACCGAAGACCTCGGTGGCGGCCTGAAGGCGATCTTCGTGCTCGAAAACGGCTTCAACAGCGGTAACGGCACGATCGGCCAGGGCGGCGCGATCTTCGGTCGCCAGGCTTACGTCGGCCTGAGCCAGTCGCAATACGGCACGGTCACGTTCGGCCGCCAGTACTCGTTCTCGACCGACATCCTCGGCTCGAACTACTCGACGGGCGGCAACACGGTCGCGGGCAACTACGCGTACCACGTGAACGACATCGACCAGCTCACGTCGAGCCGCATCAACAACGCCGTGAAGTTCCAGAGCGCGAACTACTCGGGCTTCACGTTCGGCGCGTTGTACGGCTTCTCGAACTCGACGGACTTCGCCGGCGCACCGGCAACGACGTCGGGCACGACGACGACGGCAGGCTCGTCGCGCGCATACAGCTTCGGCCTGAACTACGCGAACGGCCCGGTCTCGGTCGGCGCAGCGTACACGGACATCCGCTTCCCGAGCCAGTCGATCGCGCCGAACGGCTCGTCCAACTTCAACCTGAGCCTCGCGAACATCTCGACGGGCAACGTCCGCGACCTGCGCACCTACGGTGTGGGCGGCCGCTACGTCTGGGGCCCGGCAACGGCATGGCTGCTGTGGACGCGTACGCAGTTCTCGACCGTGTCGGGCGCGGGCGGCACGTTCTACAACGCGTATGAAGCAGGCGCGAAGTACGCGTTCACGCCGGCCCTGTCGGGCGGCGTAGGCTACACGTACACGAACGCGACGCAAAACGGCGGTTCGGCTCACTGGAACCAGGGCGACCTCGCGCTCGACTACGCACTCAGCAAGCGTACGGACGTGTACGGCCTGGTCGTGTACCAGCAGGCATCGGGCAACACGGGGACCACGAACGTCGCCGCGCAGATCGGCTCGAGCACGAGCTACTTCAACACGTCGGGCACGGGTTCGAAGAACCAGATCGCCGCACGTATCGGTATCCGTCACAAGTTCTAA
- a CDS encoding DUF2866 domain-containing protein: MIEDTVFSHLHAILTCQHSMPVQSCRVSVEMQRPWGRPYRLVEWTMHLDAPARRQIVPAESTDEEIAEVVASHVPGRLYGDGRLQF; encoded by the coding sequence ATGATCGAAGATACCGTTTTCAGCCATCTGCACGCGATTCTGACGTGCCAACACTCGATGCCGGTCCAGAGCTGCCGCGTATCGGTCGAAATGCAGCGCCCGTGGGGGCGTCCGTATCGTCTCGTCGAATGGACGATGCATCTCGACGCACCCGCGCGGCGCCAGATCGTGCCGGCCGAATCGACCGACGAAGAGATCGCCGAGGTCGTCGCCTCGCACGTGCCGGGCCGGCTTTACGGCGACGGCCGGCTGCAGTTCTGA
- a CDS encoding DUF6232 family protein — MENAFNERGVTITRNGLSAAGQVFALRDIRHVDVVKIPKNRLVPSLISLIGAAAAVAGGIAGSSAALVVGVMLAVVGYLAWTTQDVTYRLMVEMPDGKREALSSVDVAFVERVAQVVRDAQAAAATAG; from the coding sequence ATGGAAAACGCATTCAACGAACGCGGCGTGACGATCACGCGCAACGGCCTGTCGGCCGCCGGGCAGGTATTCGCGCTGCGTGACATCCGCCACGTCGATGTCGTCAAGATTCCGAAGAACCGTCTCGTGCCGTCGCTGATCTCGCTGATCGGCGCGGCCGCCGCCGTCGCGGGCGGCATCGCCGGATCGAGCGCCGCGCTCGTCGTCGGCGTGATGCTCGCCGTCGTCGGCTATCTCGCGTGGACCACGCAGGACGTCACGTATCGCCTGATGGTCGAGATGCCCGACGGCAAGCGCGAAGCGCTGTCGAGCGTCGACGTCGCGTTCGTCGAACGCGTCGCGCAGGTCGTGCGCGATGCGCAGGCGGCGGCCGCCACTGCCGGCTGA
- a CDS encoding DUF1493 family protein has translation MDARLIEMVRDEADSPLWGELEITSETDLCIDLEISDRAMLRLMKKFSETFDVDISDFDINYYYPSRNLKFGRFVLETLKSPFSAGARDKVLERPLTVGMMEVAIKTGRWEM, from the coding sequence ATGGATGCTCGTCTAATAGAGATGGTGAGGGATGAGGCGGATTCGCCGTTGTGGGGAGAGCTTGAAATCACCTCGGAGACAGATCTCTGCATTGATCTGGAAATTTCCGATAGAGCCATGCTGAGGCTGATGAAGAAGTTCTCGGAAACTTTTGATGTTGATATCAGTGATTTCGATATAAATTATTATTACCCGTCAAGAAATTTAAAATTTGGGCGATTTGTTTTGGAAACATTGAAGTCGCCATTTAGTGCAGGCGCCAGAGATAAAGTGCTGGAACGCCCTCTCACAGTTGGGATGATGGAAGTTGCAATTAAAACTGGGCGGTGGGAAATGTAA
- a CDS encoding STM2901 family protein codes for MDLLSVFLAVNLVITIAPSELFCLIVIDVACDELGVDDVVGVEMILLGQRFLPTRGKFGGAVKGISVASRVSRKLLPYEVKHKTLPTVTSFKSLMLLRVKFTRELGVFVGRAILVVGWVITAVDISIIMHRSGVKYNGLVKPEDRL; via the coding sequence ATGGATTTATTGAGCGTGTTTCTTGCAGTCAATCTCGTTATCACAATTGCGCCGTCAGAGCTTTTTTGCTTGATTGTTATTGACGTTGCTTGTGATGAGTTGGGTGTTGATGATGTCGTTGGGGTTGAAATGATTTTATTGGGTCAAAGGTTTCTGCCGACAAGAGGGAAATTCGGTGGAGCAGTCAAGGGAATATCGGTAGCTTCCAGAGTTTCCCGAAAATTGCTGCCTTATGAGGTCAAGCACAAGACTCTGCCAACGGTAACGTCGTTCAAGAGTCTCATGCTTCTTAGGGTTAAGTTTACGAGGGAACTTGGCGTTTTTGTTGGACGGGCGATCCTGGTAGTCGGTTGGGTTATTACCGCGGTCGACATATCGATCATAATGCATCGGTCTGGAGTCAAGTACAATGGCTTGGTTAAACCGGAGGATCGCCTTTAA